A window of the Gossypium hirsutum isolate 1008001.06 chromosome A05, Gossypium_hirsutum_v2.1, whole genome shotgun sequence genome harbors these coding sequences:
- the LOC107959391 gene encoding syndetin isoform X1 translates to MQQPNLFPFGSVLGNPFLLNGGVGDLSDGGFDSSRVFFLVPFLLFQGGGMDLSKVGEKILSSVRSARSLGLLPSSPSSDRPEVPARAAAAAAVARALSGLPPDQRYSLPSSSEELMSIYGSKPQSQIVEDIEEKFYEEEFDPIKHVLEHIPSEENELEYFEKQATLRLAQLDRVAEQLSRNVMEHHEVMVKGMNLVRELEKDLKIANVICRNGRRHLTSSMNEVSRDLVVNTDSKKKQALMHLLPVLAELLHARDMQVSLESLVEEGNFCKAFQVLSEYLQLLDSFSELSAIQEMSRGVEVWLGRTLQKLDSLLLGVCQEFKEEGYLTVVDAYALIGDISGLAEKIQSFFMQEVISETYSVLKSIILYEVILMLREYDSSEDQDVQMQNSRLTYSDLCLQIPESKFRQCLLRTLAVLFKIMCSYHEIMGFQLENKVLECPATNAKLMKGGTPGSSSIKESTTATSSADTSGRMDSGNVESDKPVSDGRNGDGATSSSGSPWYQLRKEAITFVSQTLQRGRKNLWQLTTSRVSVLLSASAAASTSIHQFLKNYEDLSTFILAGEAFCGVEAFEFRQKLKGVCGNYFAAFHRQNVSALKMVLERETWLRLPPETAQIISFAGLVGDGAPLIAASDGRSSNSRVLRADKSANKVDTGAKKSGFSPWLRNGNPFLLKVSSSHKEAHNSSPLNGTTSVEYEGNVDNIHGDVSPRGDENHINGANSISEEENEDLLADFIDEDSQLPSRISKPNLSRSYSPHFSNDDFTAQTGSSLCLLRSMDKYARLMQKLEIVNVEFFKGICQLFEMFFYFVFETFGLQNMNLSGKTSTDSLNYRLKTALSQITQDCEEWIKTSSGPLSSSTAHADLTATAPQNTNFGSPAGTSFGLKERCAGADTVALVARILHRSRTNLQSLLLKSNTAIVEAFFVHLVGAVPDLVEHIHRTTARILLHINGYVDRIANAKWELKELGMEHNGYVDLLLGEFKHYKTRLAHGGIQKEVQDLLLDYGLEIVAETLIEGLSRVKRCTDEGRALMSLDLQVLISGLQHFVSINVKPKLQIVETFIKAYYLPETEYVHWARAHPEYSKNQIVGLINLVASMKGWKRKTRLEVLEKIE, encoded by the exons ATGCAGCAGCCGAATCTGTTCCCGTTCGGCAGCGTTTTGGGGAATCCGTTTTTGTTGAATGGCGGCGTTGGCGATTTAAGCGACGGTGGATTTGACAGCTCTAGGGTTTTCTTTTTGGTCCCTTTTTTGTTATTCCAAGGAGGTGGAATGGATTTGTCCAAGGTTGGGGAGAAAATCCTCAGCTCCGTGCGGTCCGCGCGATCACTTGGTCTCTTGCCTTCTTCTCCCTCTTCTGATCGGCCCGAG GTTCCAGCTCGAGCTGCAGCAGCAGCAGCTGTTGCTCGTGCTCTTTCAGGATTGCCACCTGATCAGAGATATAGTCTTCCATCGAGTTCTGAAGAACTGATGTCAATATATGGAAGCAAACCTCAGAGTCAAATAGTAGAAGACATAGAGGAAAAATTCTATGAGGAG GAGTTTGATCCGATAAAACATGTCTTGGAGCATATTCCTTCTGAAGAAAATGAACTAGAATATTTTGAGAAACAG GCCACACTTAGATTAGCTCAACTGGATAGAGTAGCAGAACAATTATCCCGCAATGTTATGGAGCACCATGAAGTAATGG TGAAGGGTATGAATTTGGTCAGGGAATTGGAgaaagacttgaagattgcaaATGTCATCTGCAGG AATGGCAGAAGGCATCTGACATCATCAATGAACGAGGTTTCTAGGGACCTTGTTGTGAATACTGATTCTAAGAAGAAACAGGCTCTTATG CACTTGCTTCCAGTACTAGCTGAGCTTCTTCATGCACGGGACATGCAAGTATCCCTTGAGTCTCTGGTCGAGGAAGGTAATTTCTGCAAG GCATTTCAAGTACTATCCGAGTATTTACAACTACTAGATAGCTTCTCAGAGCTTTCAGCAATACAAGAGATGAGCCGTGGGGTTGAG GTTTGGCTGGGAAGAACTCTTCAAAAGCTGGACTCGCTCTTGTTAGGAGTTTGTCAGGAGTTTAAAGAAGAAGGCTATTTAACT GTGGTTGATGCTTATGCTTTAATAGGAGATATCTCTGGTCTTGCTGAGAAGATACAAAGTTTTTTCATGCAAGAAGTTATCTCAGAAACCTACTCTGTCTTGAAGAGTATTATTCTCTATGAGGTAATATTGATGTTGCGGGAATACGATAGTTCAGAG GACCAAGATGTACAAATGCAAAATAGCAG ACTTACCTACAGCGATCTATGCCTTCAGATACCTGAATCTAAGTTTAGACAGTGTTTGTTAAGGACACTAGCTGTCCTGTTCAAAATAATGTGTTCATATCATGAAATCATGGGCTTTCAGCTGGAGAATAAG GTTTTAGAGTGCCCAGCAACAAATGCCAAATTGATGAAAG GCGGGACACCTGGTTCATCTTCCATAAAGGAGTCTACAACAGCCACTTCCTCAGCTGATACATCTGGAAGGATGGATTCTGGAAATGTAGAATCTGATAAACCAGTTTCTGATGGTAGAAATGGCGATGGTGCTACATCAAGCAGTGGATCTCCATGGTATCAATTAAGGAAAGAAGCCATAACTTTTGTGTCACAAACTCTTCAGAGGGGACGAAAGAATCTTTGGCAACTTACGACTAGCCGAGTGTCAGTACTGCTGTCTGCTTCTGCTGCTGCTTCTACAAGCAttcatcaatttttgaaaaactatGAAGATCTTAGCACATTCATCTTGGCTGGGGAAGCCTTCTGTGGAGTTGAGGCTTTTGAGTTCAGGCAGAAATTGAAGGGTGTCTGCGGAAATTATTTTGCTGCATTTCATCGGCAAAATGTATCT GCACTTAAAATGGTTTTGGAGAGAGAAACCTGGCTTAGATTGCCACCAGAGACGGCACAAATAATTAGTTTTGCTGGGCTAGTAGGTGATGGAGCACCCTTAATTGCTGCCTCTGATGGTAGGTCTTCTAATTCTAGGGTGCTTCGTGCTGACAAATCAGCAAACAAAGTTGACACGGGTGCCAAGAAGAGTGGATTTTCTCCTTGGCTTAGAAATGGAAACCCATTTTTGCTAAAAGTAAGCTCCAGTCACAAAGAGGCTCATAATTCCTCCCCACTTAATGGAACAACCTCTGTTGAATATGAGGGAAATGTTGATAATATTCATGGTGATGTCTCTCCACGTGGTGATGAAAATCATATCAATGGTGCCAATTCCATCTCGGAAGAGGAAAACGAGGATTTACTTGCTGACTTTATTGATGAGGATAGTCAACTCCCTAGTCGAATTTCAAAACCCAACCTTTCAAGAAGTTACTCTCCTCATTTCAGTAATGATGATTTTACAGCACAAACAGGATCATCTCTTTGTCTTCTGAG GTCGATGGATAAGTATGCAAGATTGATGCAGAAACTTGAAATAGTAAATGTTGAGTTTTTTAAG GGCATATGCCagttatttgaaatgtttttctattttgtattTGAAACATTTGGTCTGCAAAACATGAATTTGAGTGGAAAGACTTCGACGGACTCTCTTAATT ATCGGTTAAAGACTGCCTTATCACAAATAACGCAAGATTGTGAAGAGTGGATAAAAACTTCATCAGGACCCTTATCATCTTCAACTGCACATGCAGATTTGACAGCCACTGCTCCTCAAAATAcaaattttggttctccagcAGGCACCTCCTTTGGTCTAAAG GAAAGATGTGCAGGTGCTGATACTGTAGCTCTTGTAGCTCGGATATTGCATAGATCTAGAACTAATCTCCAATCATTGCTATTAAAGAGTAATACAGCTATAGTTGAGGCTTTCTTTGTGCACCTG GTGGGTGCTGTGCCAGATCTTGTAGAGCACATACATAGGACAACTGCCAGAATACTGCTTCACATTAACGG GTATGTTGATCGAATTGCTAATGCAAAATGGGAATTGAAAGAGCTTGGGATGGAGCACAATGG GTATGTGGATTTGTTGTTGGGAGAATTTAAGCACTACAAAACAAGGCTTGCTCATGGAGGAATTCAGAAAGAG GTTCAAGACCTCCTATTGGACTACGGACTAGAAATTGTTGCAGAAACTCTTATTGAAGGTCTATCACGAGTGAAGCGATGCACTGATGAAGGACGAGCTCTCATGTCATTAGACCTTCAG GTTTTAATCAGTGGCCTACAACACTTTGTCTCCATAAACGTGAAGCCAAAGTTACAGATTGTTGAAACTTTCATCAAG GCTTATTATCTCCCTGAAACTGAATATGTACACTGGGCACGAGCTCATCCG GAATATAGCAAGAATCAGATTGTGGGGTTAATAAACCTTGTTGCTTCAATGAAAGGTTGGAAAAGAAAAACCAGGTTGGAAGTTCTGGAAAAGATCGAATGA
- the LOC107959391 gene encoding syndetin isoform X2, giving the protein MQQPNLFPFGSVLGNPFLLNGGVGDLSDGGFDSSRVFFLVPFLLFQGGGMDLSKVGEKILSSVRSARSLGLLPSSPSSDRPEVPARAAAAAAVARALSGLPPDQRYSLPSSSEELMSIYGSKPQSQIVEDIEEKFYEEEFDPIKHVLEHIPSEENELEYFEKQATLRLAQLDRVAEQLSRNVMEHHEVMVKGMNLVRELEKDLKIANVICRNGRRHLTSSMNEVSRDLVVNTDSKKKQALMHLLPVLAELLHARDMQVSLESLVEEGNFCKAFQVLSEYLQLLDSFSELSAIQEMSRGVEVWLGRTLQKLDSLLLGVCQEFKEEGYLTVVDAYALIGDISGLAEKIQSFFMQEVISETYSVLKSIILYEDQDVQMQNSRLTYSDLCLQIPESKFRQCLLRTLAVLFKIMCSYHEIMGFQLENKVLECPATNAKLMKGGTPGSSSIKESTTATSSADTSGRMDSGNVESDKPVSDGRNGDGATSSSGSPWYQLRKEAITFVSQTLQRGRKNLWQLTTSRVSVLLSASAAASTSIHQFLKNYEDLSTFILAGEAFCGVEAFEFRQKLKGVCGNYFAAFHRQNVSALKMVLERETWLRLPPETAQIISFAGLVGDGAPLIAASDGRSSNSRVLRADKSANKVDTGAKKSGFSPWLRNGNPFLLKVSSSHKEAHNSSPLNGTTSVEYEGNVDNIHGDVSPRGDENHINGANSISEEENEDLLADFIDEDSQLPSRISKPNLSRSYSPHFSNDDFTAQTGSSLCLLRSMDKYARLMQKLEIVNVEFFKGICQLFEMFFYFVFETFGLQNMNLSGKTSTDSLNYRLKTALSQITQDCEEWIKTSSGPLSSSTAHADLTATAPQNTNFGSPAGTSFGLKERCAGADTVALVARILHRSRTNLQSLLLKSNTAIVEAFFVHLVGAVPDLVEHIHRTTARILLHINGYVDRIANAKWELKELGMEHNGYVDLLLGEFKHYKTRLAHGGIQKEVQDLLLDYGLEIVAETLIEGLSRVKRCTDEGRALMSLDLQVLISGLQHFVSINVKPKLQIVETFIKAYYLPETEYVHWARAHPEYSKNQIVGLINLVASMKGWKRKTRLEVLEKIE; this is encoded by the exons ATGCAGCAGCCGAATCTGTTCCCGTTCGGCAGCGTTTTGGGGAATCCGTTTTTGTTGAATGGCGGCGTTGGCGATTTAAGCGACGGTGGATTTGACAGCTCTAGGGTTTTCTTTTTGGTCCCTTTTTTGTTATTCCAAGGAGGTGGAATGGATTTGTCCAAGGTTGGGGAGAAAATCCTCAGCTCCGTGCGGTCCGCGCGATCACTTGGTCTCTTGCCTTCTTCTCCCTCTTCTGATCGGCCCGAG GTTCCAGCTCGAGCTGCAGCAGCAGCAGCTGTTGCTCGTGCTCTTTCAGGATTGCCACCTGATCAGAGATATAGTCTTCCATCGAGTTCTGAAGAACTGATGTCAATATATGGAAGCAAACCTCAGAGTCAAATAGTAGAAGACATAGAGGAAAAATTCTATGAGGAG GAGTTTGATCCGATAAAACATGTCTTGGAGCATATTCCTTCTGAAGAAAATGAACTAGAATATTTTGAGAAACAG GCCACACTTAGATTAGCTCAACTGGATAGAGTAGCAGAACAATTATCCCGCAATGTTATGGAGCACCATGAAGTAATGG TGAAGGGTATGAATTTGGTCAGGGAATTGGAgaaagacttgaagattgcaaATGTCATCTGCAGG AATGGCAGAAGGCATCTGACATCATCAATGAACGAGGTTTCTAGGGACCTTGTTGTGAATACTGATTCTAAGAAGAAACAGGCTCTTATG CACTTGCTTCCAGTACTAGCTGAGCTTCTTCATGCACGGGACATGCAAGTATCCCTTGAGTCTCTGGTCGAGGAAGGTAATTTCTGCAAG GCATTTCAAGTACTATCCGAGTATTTACAACTACTAGATAGCTTCTCAGAGCTTTCAGCAATACAAGAGATGAGCCGTGGGGTTGAG GTTTGGCTGGGAAGAACTCTTCAAAAGCTGGACTCGCTCTTGTTAGGAGTTTGTCAGGAGTTTAAAGAAGAAGGCTATTTAACT GTGGTTGATGCTTATGCTTTAATAGGAGATATCTCTGGTCTTGCTGAGAAGATACAAAGTTTTTTCATGCAAGAAGTTATCTCAGAAACCTACTCTGTCTTGAAGAGTATTATTCTCTATGAG GACCAAGATGTACAAATGCAAAATAGCAG ACTTACCTACAGCGATCTATGCCTTCAGATACCTGAATCTAAGTTTAGACAGTGTTTGTTAAGGACACTAGCTGTCCTGTTCAAAATAATGTGTTCATATCATGAAATCATGGGCTTTCAGCTGGAGAATAAG GTTTTAGAGTGCCCAGCAACAAATGCCAAATTGATGAAAG GCGGGACACCTGGTTCATCTTCCATAAAGGAGTCTACAACAGCCACTTCCTCAGCTGATACATCTGGAAGGATGGATTCTGGAAATGTAGAATCTGATAAACCAGTTTCTGATGGTAGAAATGGCGATGGTGCTACATCAAGCAGTGGATCTCCATGGTATCAATTAAGGAAAGAAGCCATAACTTTTGTGTCACAAACTCTTCAGAGGGGACGAAAGAATCTTTGGCAACTTACGACTAGCCGAGTGTCAGTACTGCTGTCTGCTTCTGCTGCTGCTTCTACAAGCAttcatcaatttttgaaaaactatGAAGATCTTAGCACATTCATCTTGGCTGGGGAAGCCTTCTGTGGAGTTGAGGCTTTTGAGTTCAGGCAGAAATTGAAGGGTGTCTGCGGAAATTATTTTGCTGCATTTCATCGGCAAAATGTATCT GCACTTAAAATGGTTTTGGAGAGAGAAACCTGGCTTAGATTGCCACCAGAGACGGCACAAATAATTAGTTTTGCTGGGCTAGTAGGTGATGGAGCACCCTTAATTGCTGCCTCTGATGGTAGGTCTTCTAATTCTAGGGTGCTTCGTGCTGACAAATCAGCAAACAAAGTTGACACGGGTGCCAAGAAGAGTGGATTTTCTCCTTGGCTTAGAAATGGAAACCCATTTTTGCTAAAAGTAAGCTCCAGTCACAAAGAGGCTCATAATTCCTCCCCACTTAATGGAACAACCTCTGTTGAATATGAGGGAAATGTTGATAATATTCATGGTGATGTCTCTCCACGTGGTGATGAAAATCATATCAATGGTGCCAATTCCATCTCGGAAGAGGAAAACGAGGATTTACTTGCTGACTTTATTGATGAGGATAGTCAACTCCCTAGTCGAATTTCAAAACCCAACCTTTCAAGAAGTTACTCTCCTCATTTCAGTAATGATGATTTTACAGCACAAACAGGATCATCTCTTTGTCTTCTGAG GTCGATGGATAAGTATGCAAGATTGATGCAGAAACTTGAAATAGTAAATGTTGAGTTTTTTAAG GGCATATGCCagttatttgaaatgtttttctattttgtattTGAAACATTTGGTCTGCAAAACATGAATTTGAGTGGAAAGACTTCGACGGACTCTCTTAATT ATCGGTTAAAGACTGCCTTATCACAAATAACGCAAGATTGTGAAGAGTGGATAAAAACTTCATCAGGACCCTTATCATCTTCAACTGCACATGCAGATTTGACAGCCACTGCTCCTCAAAATAcaaattttggttctccagcAGGCACCTCCTTTGGTCTAAAG GAAAGATGTGCAGGTGCTGATACTGTAGCTCTTGTAGCTCGGATATTGCATAGATCTAGAACTAATCTCCAATCATTGCTATTAAAGAGTAATACAGCTATAGTTGAGGCTTTCTTTGTGCACCTG GTGGGTGCTGTGCCAGATCTTGTAGAGCACATACATAGGACAACTGCCAGAATACTGCTTCACATTAACGG GTATGTTGATCGAATTGCTAATGCAAAATGGGAATTGAAAGAGCTTGGGATGGAGCACAATGG GTATGTGGATTTGTTGTTGGGAGAATTTAAGCACTACAAAACAAGGCTTGCTCATGGAGGAATTCAGAAAGAG GTTCAAGACCTCCTATTGGACTACGGACTAGAAATTGTTGCAGAAACTCTTATTGAAGGTCTATCACGAGTGAAGCGATGCACTGATGAAGGACGAGCTCTCATGTCATTAGACCTTCAG GTTTTAATCAGTGGCCTACAACACTTTGTCTCCATAAACGTGAAGCCAAAGTTACAGATTGTTGAAACTTTCATCAAG GCTTATTATCTCCCTGAAACTGAATATGTACACTGGGCACGAGCTCATCCG GAATATAGCAAGAATCAGATTGTGGGGTTAATAAACCTTGTTGCTTCAATGAAAGGTTGGAAAAGAAAAACCAGGTTGGAAGTTCTGGAAAAGATCGAATGA
- the LOC107959391 gene encoding syndetin isoform X3, whose amino-acid sequence MQQPNLFPFGSVLGNPFLLNGGVGDLSDGGFDSSRVFFLVPFLLFQGGGMDLSKVGEKILSSVRSARSLGLLPSSPSSDRPEVPARAAAAAAVARALSGLPPDQRYSLPSSSEELMSIYGSKPQSQIVEDIEEKFYEEEFDPIKHVLEHIPSEENELEYFEKQATLRLAQLDRVAEQLSRNVMEHHEVMVKGMNLVRELEKDLKIANVICRNGRRHLTSSMNEVSRDLVVNTDSKKKQALMHLLPVLAELLHARDMQVSLESLVEEGNFCKAFQVLSEYLQLLDSFSELSAIQEMSRGVEVWLGRTLQKLDSLLLGVCQEFKEEGYLTVVDAYALIGDISGLAEKIQSFFMQEVISETYSVLKSIILYEVILMLREYDSSEDQDVQMQNSRLTYSDLCLQIPESKFRQCLLRTLAVLFKIMCSYHEIMGFQLENKVLECPATNAKLMKGGTPGSSSIKESTTATSSADTSGRMDSGNVESDKPVSDGRNGDGATSSSGSPWYQLRKEAITFVSQTLQRGRKNLWQLTTSRVSVLLSASAAASTSIHQFLKNYEDLSTFILAGEAFCGVEAFEFRQKLKGVCGNYFAAFHRQNVSALKMVLERETWLRLPPETAQIISFAGLVGDGAPLIAASDGRSSNSRVLRADKSANKVDTGAKKSGFSPWLRNGNPFLLKVSSSHKEAHNSSPLNGTTSVEYEGNVDNIHGDVSPRGDENHINGANSISEEENEDLLADFIDEDSQLPSRISKPNLSRSYSPHFSNDDFTAQTGSSLCLLRSMDKYARLMQKLEIVNVEFFKGICQLFEMFFYFVFETFGLQNMNLSGKTSTDSLNYRLKTALSQITQDCEEWIKTSSGPLSSSTAHADLTATAPQNTNFGSPAGTSFGLKERCAGADTVALVARILHRSRTNLQSLLLKSNTAIVEAFFVHLVGAVPDLVEHIHRTTARILLHINGYVDRIANAKWELKELGMEHNGYVDLLLGEFKHYKTRLAHGGIQKELCFPIT is encoded by the exons ATGCAGCAGCCGAATCTGTTCCCGTTCGGCAGCGTTTTGGGGAATCCGTTTTTGTTGAATGGCGGCGTTGGCGATTTAAGCGACGGTGGATTTGACAGCTCTAGGGTTTTCTTTTTGGTCCCTTTTTTGTTATTCCAAGGAGGTGGAATGGATTTGTCCAAGGTTGGGGAGAAAATCCTCAGCTCCGTGCGGTCCGCGCGATCACTTGGTCTCTTGCCTTCTTCTCCCTCTTCTGATCGGCCCGAG GTTCCAGCTCGAGCTGCAGCAGCAGCAGCTGTTGCTCGTGCTCTTTCAGGATTGCCACCTGATCAGAGATATAGTCTTCCATCGAGTTCTGAAGAACTGATGTCAATATATGGAAGCAAACCTCAGAGTCAAATAGTAGAAGACATAGAGGAAAAATTCTATGAGGAG GAGTTTGATCCGATAAAACATGTCTTGGAGCATATTCCTTCTGAAGAAAATGAACTAGAATATTTTGAGAAACAG GCCACACTTAGATTAGCTCAACTGGATAGAGTAGCAGAACAATTATCCCGCAATGTTATGGAGCACCATGAAGTAATGG TGAAGGGTATGAATTTGGTCAGGGAATTGGAgaaagacttgaagattgcaaATGTCATCTGCAGG AATGGCAGAAGGCATCTGACATCATCAATGAACGAGGTTTCTAGGGACCTTGTTGTGAATACTGATTCTAAGAAGAAACAGGCTCTTATG CACTTGCTTCCAGTACTAGCTGAGCTTCTTCATGCACGGGACATGCAAGTATCCCTTGAGTCTCTGGTCGAGGAAGGTAATTTCTGCAAG GCATTTCAAGTACTATCCGAGTATTTACAACTACTAGATAGCTTCTCAGAGCTTTCAGCAATACAAGAGATGAGCCGTGGGGTTGAG GTTTGGCTGGGAAGAACTCTTCAAAAGCTGGACTCGCTCTTGTTAGGAGTTTGTCAGGAGTTTAAAGAAGAAGGCTATTTAACT GTGGTTGATGCTTATGCTTTAATAGGAGATATCTCTGGTCTTGCTGAGAAGATACAAAGTTTTTTCATGCAAGAAGTTATCTCAGAAACCTACTCTGTCTTGAAGAGTATTATTCTCTATGAGGTAATATTGATGTTGCGGGAATACGATAGTTCAGAG GACCAAGATGTACAAATGCAAAATAGCAG ACTTACCTACAGCGATCTATGCCTTCAGATACCTGAATCTAAGTTTAGACAGTGTTTGTTAAGGACACTAGCTGTCCTGTTCAAAATAATGTGTTCATATCATGAAATCATGGGCTTTCAGCTGGAGAATAAG GTTTTAGAGTGCCCAGCAACAAATGCCAAATTGATGAAAG GCGGGACACCTGGTTCATCTTCCATAAAGGAGTCTACAACAGCCACTTCCTCAGCTGATACATCTGGAAGGATGGATTCTGGAAATGTAGAATCTGATAAACCAGTTTCTGATGGTAGAAATGGCGATGGTGCTACATCAAGCAGTGGATCTCCATGGTATCAATTAAGGAAAGAAGCCATAACTTTTGTGTCACAAACTCTTCAGAGGGGACGAAAGAATCTTTGGCAACTTACGACTAGCCGAGTGTCAGTACTGCTGTCTGCTTCTGCTGCTGCTTCTACAAGCAttcatcaatttttgaaaaactatGAAGATCTTAGCACATTCATCTTGGCTGGGGAAGCCTTCTGTGGAGTTGAGGCTTTTGAGTTCAGGCAGAAATTGAAGGGTGTCTGCGGAAATTATTTTGCTGCATTTCATCGGCAAAATGTATCT GCACTTAAAATGGTTTTGGAGAGAGAAACCTGGCTTAGATTGCCACCAGAGACGGCACAAATAATTAGTTTTGCTGGGCTAGTAGGTGATGGAGCACCCTTAATTGCTGCCTCTGATGGTAGGTCTTCTAATTCTAGGGTGCTTCGTGCTGACAAATCAGCAAACAAAGTTGACACGGGTGCCAAGAAGAGTGGATTTTCTCCTTGGCTTAGAAATGGAAACCCATTTTTGCTAAAAGTAAGCTCCAGTCACAAAGAGGCTCATAATTCCTCCCCACTTAATGGAACAACCTCTGTTGAATATGAGGGAAATGTTGATAATATTCATGGTGATGTCTCTCCACGTGGTGATGAAAATCATATCAATGGTGCCAATTCCATCTCGGAAGAGGAAAACGAGGATTTACTTGCTGACTTTATTGATGAGGATAGTCAACTCCCTAGTCGAATTTCAAAACCCAACCTTTCAAGAAGTTACTCTCCTCATTTCAGTAATGATGATTTTACAGCACAAACAGGATCATCTCTTTGTCTTCTGAG GTCGATGGATAAGTATGCAAGATTGATGCAGAAACTTGAAATAGTAAATGTTGAGTTTTTTAAG GGCATATGCCagttatttgaaatgtttttctattttgtattTGAAACATTTGGTCTGCAAAACATGAATTTGAGTGGAAAGACTTCGACGGACTCTCTTAATT ATCGGTTAAAGACTGCCTTATCACAAATAACGCAAGATTGTGAAGAGTGGATAAAAACTTCATCAGGACCCTTATCATCTTCAACTGCACATGCAGATTTGACAGCCACTGCTCCTCAAAATAcaaattttggttctccagcAGGCACCTCCTTTGGTCTAAAG GAAAGATGTGCAGGTGCTGATACTGTAGCTCTTGTAGCTCGGATATTGCATAGATCTAGAACTAATCTCCAATCATTGCTATTAAAGAGTAATACAGCTATAGTTGAGGCTTTCTTTGTGCACCTG GTGGGTGCTGTGCCAGATCTTGTAGAGCACATACATAGGACAACTGCCAGAATACTGCTTCACATTAACGG GTATGTTGATCGAATTGCTAATGCAAAATGGGAATTGAAAGAGCTTGGGATGGAGCACAATGG GTATGTGGATTTGTTGTTGGGAGAATTTAAGCACTACAAAACAAGGCTTGCTCATGGAGGAATTCAGAAAGAG CTTTGTTTTCCAATTACTTAG